A genomic region of Deltaproteobacteria bacterium contains the following coding sequences:
- a CDS encoding MaoC family dehydratase N-terminal domain-containing protein has product MPIDPSRALAAKFPAQRAEWGPDDIVLYHLGLGAGFEKPTDEKELEYTYERNLKVLPSYGVIPVFGALSGLGEMPGVEINFMMVLHGEQDLVIHRPIPVAGAVETQRRVAHIWDKGKAALIIVETVSGDKDGPLFTNRFGIYARGEGGFGGESGPPAGNQAPERAPDVTAESKTMPNQALIYRLSGDKNPLHADPQFAAMGGFDKPILHGLSTFGVVCKAVVDHVLDGDVTKVARYQVRFAGVVFPGETIVTSVWREGGRLLVDAKTKERDTPVLSNAAIELRA; this is encoded by the coding sequence ATGCCTATCGATCCAAGCAGGGCGCTCGCCGCGAAGTTTCCCGCTCAGCGTGCAGAGTGGGGGCCGGACGACATCGTACTCTACCACCTCGGCCTCGGGGCGGGCTTCGAGAAGCCCACCGATGAGAAGGAGCTCGAGTACACCTACGAGAGAAATCTCAAGGTGCTTCCCAGTTACGGCGTGATCCCGGTCTTCGGTGCGCTCTCCGGGCTTGGCGAGATGCCGGGGGTTGAGATCAACTTCATGATGGTGCTGCACGGCGAGCAGGACCTGGTCATCCACCGGCCGATTCCGGTTGCCGGCGCGGTGGAAACCCAGCGCCGCGTCGCGCACATCTGGGATAAGGGCAAGGCTGCGCTGATCATCGTGGAAACGGTGTCGGGCGATAAGGACGGCCCGTTGTTCACGAACCGCTTCGGCATCTACGCCCGCGGCGAGGGCGGGTTCGGCGGCGAATCCGGTCCGCCGGCAGGCAACCAGGCCCCCGAGCGCGCTCCCGATGTCACCGCGGAGAGCAAGACGATGCCCAACCAGGCCCTGATCTACCGCCTCTCGGGTGACAAGAACCCGTTGCACGCGGATCCGCAGTTCGCCGCGATGGGCGGCTTTGACAAGCCGATCCTGCACGGGCTGTCGACCTTCGGCGTCGTGTGCAAGGCGGTTGTCGACCACGTTCTCGACGGCGATGTCACTAAGGTCGCCCGCTACCAGGTGCGCTTCGCGGGCGTGGTGTTTCCGGGCGAAACGATCGTGACGTCGGTGTGGCGGGAAGGCGGCCGGCTGCTGGTGGACGCGAAGACCAAGGAGCGCGACACTCCGGTGCTCAG